A genomic window from Salvelinus namaycush isolate Seneca chromosome 21, SaNama_1.0, whole genome shotgun sequence includes:
- the LOC120066531 gene encoding C-C motif chemokine 4-like: MKTTCLALGLLLLTVFHSYATPLGLQTSPESCCFSFFRVIVPRNKIDSIQKTHRGCPLPAFVVKTVKGKLICFRSSERWVQKAFNRLKQPAAVATGRGIESSTHP, from the exons ATGAAGACTACCTGCTTGGCTCTTGGGTTATTGCTGCTGACAGTGTTCCACTCCTATGCTACCC CTCTTGGACTGCAGACATCACCAGAAAGCTGCTGTTTCAGCTTCTTCAGAGTGATAGTGCCCCGCAATAAGATTGACTCCATCCAGAAGACTCACAGAGGCTGCCCCCTACCAGCATTTGT GGTCAAAACTGTCAAGGGGAAATTGATTTGCTTCCGGTCGAGTGAGCGGTGGGTACAGAAAGCCTTCAACCGGCTCAAGCAGCCAGCAGCTGTGGCCACAGGTAGAGGCATTGAGAGTTCCACTCATCCTTGA